In Lates calcarifer isolate ASB-BC8 linkage group LG15, TLL_Latcal_v3, whole genome shotgun sequence, one genomic interval encodes:
- the nrsn1 gene encoding neurensin-1, translating to MTSCSEICGSGYGEQAQVSGNYQQYGVRSYLHQFYEECTASIWERDEDFQIQRSPSRWSSLLWKVCLAFGTLILFAGLIVILVGYATPARIEAFGEDDLLFVDSHAVTFNRALDVCKLTGAVLFCVGGTSMAVGLLLSAFAKSYSKEELYLQQKFKERLADLHATVGTPIMRAPTPGEGKVPVTLSKVQNIQPVTTKSET from the exons ATGACTTCTTGCTCAGAGATCTGTGGGTCGGGGTATGGTGAGCAAGCTCAAGTCAGCGGGAACTACCAGCAATATGGAGTCCGCTCCTACCTACACCAG TTTTATGAGGAGTGCACAGCATCTATCTGGGAGCGTGATGAAGATTTTCAGATTCAGAGATCGCCTAGCAGGTGGAGCTCTTTACTCTGGAAG gTCTGTCTCGCGTTCGGCACCCTGATCTTGTTTGCAGGCCTCATTGTTATTTTGGTGGGTTACGCCACTCCAGCCAGGATTGAGGCATTTGGTGAAGATGATCTCCTTTTTGTTGACAG CCATGCCGTTACTTTCAACCGTGCCCTGGATGTCTGTAAGCTGACTGGtgctgtgctgttctgtgtgggAGGCACCTCTATGGCTGTGGGCCTCCTGCTGTCTGCCTTTGCCAAAAGCTATTCCAAAGAAGAATTGTATCTGCAACAGAAGTTTAAGGAGAGGTTGGCAGATCTGCACGCAACAGTTG GTACACCCATAATGAGAGCACCTACCCCTGGAGAGGGAAAGGTGCCAGTCACACTTTCTAAAGTCCAGAACATCCAGCCAGTGACCACAAAGTCAGAAACCTGA